In Pasteurella multocida subsp. multocida OH4807, a genomic segment contains:
- a CDS encoding DNA replication initiation factor (COG0593 ATPase involved in DNA replication initiation), with protein sequence MLNNFQLPLPIHQIDDETLDNFYANNNLLLLSSLRKNFVQPEQQFFYIWGEKSSGKSHLLKAITNEFFLHHRPAMYVPLEKSQYFSPAVLENLELQQLVCLDNLDAVIGDAEWELAIFDLFNRIKAQEYTLLVISANQSPTALAVSLPDLASRLRWGESYQLNPLNDQQKIEVLQQNAYQRGIELPDEVANFLLKRLERDMKTLFEALKKLDHASLQAQRKLTIPFVKEILQL encoded by the coding sequence TTGTTAAATAATTTCCAATTACCATTACCCATTCATCAAATCGATGATGAGACATTAGATAACTTTTATGCCAACAATAATTTATTGTTGCTGAGTTCACTACGCAAAAATTTTGTGCAACCTGAGCAACAATTTTTCTATATTTGGGGAGAAAAAAGCAGTGGTAAAAGCCATTTATTAAAAGCTATTACCAATGAATTTTTCTTACATCACCGTCCTGCTATGTATGTTCCTCTAGAGAAATCACAATACTTTTCCCCAGCAGTATTAGAAAATTTAGAATTACAACAACTGGTGTGTTTAGATAATTTAGATGCCGTCATCGGTGATGCTGAATGGGAATTAGCCATTTTTGATCTTTTCAATCGTATCAAAGCACAAGAATACACTTTACTAGTGATCAGCGCTAATCAATCGCCTACTGCATTGGCTGTCAGCTTACCTGACCTCGCCTCTCGCTTACGTTGGGGAGAAAGTTACCAGTTAAATCCACTCAATGACCAACAAAAAATCGAGGTATTGCAACAAAATGCGTATCAACGAGGGATTGAATTACCCGATGAGGTGGCAAATTTTTTATTAAAACGTCTTGAGCGTGATATGAAAACCTTGTTTGAAGCGCTCAAAAAATTGGATCATGCCTCATTACAAGCACAGCGAAAACTGACCATTCCCTTTGTAAAAGAAATTTTACAGCTATAA
- a CDS encoding hypothetical protein (COG0346 Lactoylglutathione lyase and related lyases) → MNLLILGFHHVAIIASDYQRSKHFYTTILGAQIIAETYRADRQSYKLDLRFGDGSQIELFSFPHPPARITNPEACGLRHLAFSVENLDKVVAFLQAQAVSCEPIRIDPLTNKRFTFLRDPDDLPLELYEM, encoded by the coding sequence GTGAATTTACTTATTCTTGGTTTTCATCATGTCGCAATCATTGCCTCTGATTATCAACGGTCTAAACATTTTTATACGACTATTTTAGGCGCTCAGATCATTGCAGAAACCTATCGTGCAGATCGCCAGAGCTATAAATTGGATTTGCGTTTTGGCGATGGTAGCCAAATTGAGTTATTTTCTTTTCCTCATCCACCAGCACGTATTACTAACCCAGAAGCGTGCGGTTTGCGTCATTTAGCGTTTAGTGTGGAGAATCTCGATAAAGTTGTTGCTTTTTTACAAGCACAGGCAGTAAGCTGTGAGCCAATTCGGATTGACCCTTTAACAAACAAACGTTTTACCTTTTTGCGTGATCCCGATGATCTCCCTTTAGAATTATATGAGATGTGA
- a CDS encoding cytochrome c-type biogenesis protein CcmI (COG4235 Cytochrome c biogenesis factor) codes for MSFWLNVMLLTLVIALICFYPLLRTRKSVQLKQSVKRDELNKALYFARLAELERDEAQGLLVNAAQLKTELQQSLLEDIPENQADAIVEAKHNGKVWFISGFLALSILSTMTYLNVGSWQAENMLEKTYQTLPHFYDRLKDEQNNPLSAAELQQFSIALRLHLQKQPDDAKSWWLLGQIAMNTNKGQLALDSYARANKLEPDNHEYKLSYARILMFSEDATDKAKGDTLLKEVIRQDHSNLEALGLLAFRYFEVEDYKMAAVTWSMMLRLLPQDDPRVALIERSIHSARASQEAQEAEKREKVVPKL; via the coding sequence ATGAGTTTTTGGTTAAATGTGATGTTATTAACGTTAGTGATCGCGTTAATTTGTTTTTATCCTTTGTTAAGAACAAGAAAATCAGTACAGCTAAAGCAATCTGTTAAGCGTGATGAGCTAAATAAAGCCTTGTATTTTGCACGTTTGGCGGAGCTTGAACGTGATGAAGCTCAAGGTTTGTTGGTGAATGCGGCACAGCTTAAAACCGAATTACAACAATCGTTGTTAGAAGATATTCCAGAAAACCAAGCAGATGCAATTGTAGAAGCTAAACATAATGGTAAAGTCTGGTTTATATCGGGGTTTTTGGCACTCAGTATTTTATCGACCATGACCTATTTAAATGTAGGCTCATGGCAAGCGGAAAACATGTTAGAAAAAACTTATCAAACGTTACCGCACTTTTATGATCGGTTAAAAGATGAGCAAAACAATCCCCTGAGTGCTGCAGAGTTACAGCAGTTTTCGATTGCGCTTCGCCTACATTTGCAAAAACAACCAGACGATGCCAAAAGTTGGTGGTTGCTTGGGCAAATCGCAATGAATACAAATAAAGGGCAGCTGGCGTTAGATAGTTATGCGAGAGCGAATAAGCTGGAACCTGATAACCACGAATATAAACTTTCTTATGCTCGCATCTTGATGTTTTCAGAAGATGCTACAGATAAGGCCAAAGGAGATACGTTATTAAAAGAAGTGATTAGACAAGATCACAGCAATTTAGAAGCATTAGGGTTATTAGCTTTCCGCTATTTTGAAGTTGAAGATTATAAAATGGCGGCAGTGACCTGGTCTATGATGTTACGTTTATTACCCCAAGATGATCCAAGAGTGGCATTAATTGAGCGTAGTATTCATTCGGCCAGAGCATCACAAGAAGCCCAAGAGGCAGAAAAACGTGAGAAAGTGGTACCTAAACTATAA
- a CDS encoding protein CcmH (COG3088 Uncharacterized protein involved in biosynthesis of c-type cytochromes) gives MRKMIALLCLLFSLSTFATIDALTFRSLEQEKDYHALTQELRCPQCQNNNIADSNATIAVDMRHKVLELLQDGYSKQEVVKYMVDRYGHFVTYDPPLTAATLALWVIPAVFAVLGFIMLFRRKPKAEREIRASNAALSHKEKQRLQDLLKEKV, from the coding sequence ATGCGCAAGATGATTGCACTGTTATGCTTATTGTTTAGTTTATCTACTTTTGCAACTATTGATGCGCTGACATTTCGTTCGCTGGAACAAGAAAAAGACTACCACGCATTGACACAAGAGCTACGTTGCCCACAATGCCAAAACAACAATATTGCAGACTCTAATGCGACAATTGCGGTGGATATGCGCCATAAAGTATTGGAATTGCTGCAAGATGGGTATTCGAAGCAAGAAGTGGTTAAGTATATGGTTGATCGTTATGGACATTTTGTAACCTATGATCCACCACTGACTGCCGCGACGCTTGCGTTGTGGGTAATCCCCGCAGTTTTTGCTGTGTTAGGATTCATCATGTTATTTCGTCGTAAGCCAAAAGCTGAGCGAGAGATACGAGCATCGAATGCCGCACTCAGTCATAAAGAAAAGCAACGTTTACAAGATTTGTTAAAAGAGAAAGTATGA
- a CDS encoding protein DsbE (COG0526 Thiol-disulfide isomerase and thioredoxins), whose amino-acid sequence MKKKLYLPLILFVALVFAFALQLQRNAQGDDPKALESALIGKLVPIKMASDLLQDKQHSVALFQQGKPLLLNVWATWCPTCYAEHHYLNQLAQHGITIIGLDYKDKTDKAVKWLNDLGNPYQVVLKDETGSLGLDLGVYGAPETFIIDGRGIIHYRHAGDVNDNVWREKLQPIYEKLMEAK is encoded by the coding sequence ATGAAGAAGAAACTTTATCTTCCCTTAATCTTATTTGTGGCGTTAGTCTTCGCTTTCGCTCTTCAGCTGCAACGTAATGCACAAGGTGATGATCCAAAAGCGTTGGAGTCTGCTTTAATTGGTAAACTTGTTCCGATAAAAATGGCGTCAGATTTATTACAAGATAAGCAGCATTCAGTTGCTCTATTTCAACAAGGTAAGCCACTTTTGTTAAATGTTTGGGCAACATGGTGTCCAACGTGTTATGCCGAACATCACTATTTGAATCAACTTGCACAGCATGGTATCACTATTATTGGTTTAGATTACAAAGATAAAACAGATAAAGCCGTGAAATGGCTTAATGATTTGGGTAATCCATACCAAGTGGTGTTAAAAGATGAAACGGGATCACTTGGTTTAGATTTAGGGGTTTATGGGGCGCCTGAGACCTTTATCATTGATGGTAGAGGCATTATTCATTATCGCCATGCTGGTGATGTCAATGACAACGTGTGGCGTGAGAAACTTCAACCCATCTATGAAAAATTGATGGAGGCAAAATAA
- a CDS encoding cytochrome c-type biogenesis protein CcmF (COG1138 Cytochrome c biogenesis factor): protein MIAEFGNYALALSLAIAVLVAIFPLWGAEKGNVPLMSLARPMTYGLFISLTLAFLALCYLFAVNDFSVQYVVNNSNTTLPLHYRLSAVWGSHEGSLLLWIWLLTLWSAAVALFSKQLPQEAVARVLGIMGIISIGFLIFVLFTSNPFNRTFPDFPVDGKELNPLLQDVGLIFHPPLLYMGYVGFSVAFAFSIASLMTGKLDTAWARWSRPWTMAAWVFLTLGIVLGSWWAYYELGWGGWWFWDPVENASFMPWLAGTALLHSLAVTEKRGSFKAWTVLLAILAFSLCLLGTFLVRSGILVSVHAFASDPTRGLYILAYLIVVIGGSLALYAYKGSQIRSRDNAERYSRESMLLLNNILLMTALSVVFLGTLLPLVHKQLGLGTISIGAPFFDQMFLIIMIPFSLLLGVGPLVKWRRDELSAIRTPVLVSLIVMLIAGFALPYFLQDRLTVSAVLGCMMVVFIVLLSLYELQQRATHRDTFLVGLTKLSRSHWGMVLAHLGVAMSVWGIAFSQNYSVERDVRMKVGETVQIADYHFTFQGIHDANGPNYLGGKAQIDIRKDGNVEAVLFAEKRFYTVSKMTMTEAAIDWGLTRDLYVALGESLGDESWALRLYYKPFIRWIWLGGVFMVLGGGLCMFDRRYRFSRLLSKGQ from the coding sequence ATGATCGCTGAATTTGGAAATTATGCATTAGCGTTAAGCCTTGCCATCGCGGTGCTGGTGGCAATTTTCCCTTTATGGGGAGCAGAAAAAGGCAATGTACCACTGATGTCATTGGCTCGCCCAATGACTTATGGTCTCTTTATCAGTTTAACCCTTGCCTTTCTTGCCTTATGTTATTTATTTGCAGTGAATGACTTTTCTGTCCAGTATGTCGTTAACAACTCGAATACTACCTTACCACTGCATTATCGTTTGTCTGCTGTGTGGGGATCTCACGAAGGATCGTTATTATTATGGATTTGGTTGCTAACACTGTGGAGCGCGGCAGTTGCACTTTTTAGCAAGCAATTGCCACAAGAGGCGGTTGCTCGTGTATTAGGCATCATGGGGATCATTAGTATTGGCTTTTTGATTTTCGTACTCTTCACTTCCAACCCTTTTAACCGCACGTTCCCTGACTTTCCTGTGGATGGAAAGGAGTTAAACCCTCTATTACAAGACGTAGGATTGATTTTCCACCCACCGCTATTATACATGGGGTATGTTGGTTTCTCCGTTGCTTTTGCTTTCTCAATTGCTTCGTTAATGACAGGAAAATTGGATACAGCCTGGGCAAGATGGTCTCGCCCTTGGACGATGGCGGCGTGGGTCTTTTTGACGTTAGGTATCGTGTTAGGATCGTGGTGGGCATATTATGAACTCGGCTGGGGTGGCTGGTGGTTCTGGGACCCCGTTGAAAATGCGTCGTTTATGCCTTGGTTGGCAGGAACTGCGCTTTTACATTCACTCGCCGTGACTGAGAAGCGTGGTTCCTTTAAAGCTTGGACAGTTTTACTGGCGATTCTGGCGTTTTCATTGTGTTTGCTCGGAACATTCCTCGTTCGTTCTGGCATTTTAGTTTCGGTACATGCTTTTGCTTCCGATCCAACGCGTGGATTGTATATTCTCGCATATTTAATCGTGGTGATTGGCGGTTCATTGGCACTTTATGCTTACAAAGGCAGCCAGATTCGTTCACGTGATAATGCTGAGCGTTATTCGCGTGAAAGTATGCTGTTACTCAATAATATTTTATTAATGACCGCACTTTCTGTGGTGTTCTTAGGCACGTTATTGCCTTTAGTGCATAAACAACTTGGCTTAGGCACAATTTCTATTGGTGCGCCGTTCTTTGATCAAATGTTTTTGATTATTATGATTCCTTTCTCGCTATTACTCGGTGTTGGGCCCTTAGTAAAATGGCGTCGCGATGAGTTGTCTGCGATCCGTACGCCTGTGTTGGTGAGTTTAATCGTGATGCTAATAGCAGGGTTTGCTTTACCGTATTTTTTACAAGATAGACTCACGGTCAGTGCAGTGTTAGGCTGCATGATGGTCGTGTTTATTGTGTTACTCAGTTTATATGAATTACAACAGCGCGCTACACATCGTGATACTTTCCTTGTTGGCTTGACTAAGTTATCTCGTTCACATTGGGGGATGGTATTGGCACATTTGGGAGTTGCGATGTCTGTGTGGGGGATTGCCTTTAGTCAAAACTATAGTGTAGAACGTGATGTACGTATGAAGGTGGGCGAGACGGTTCAAATTGCTGACTATCATTTTACTTTCCAAGGTATTCATGATGCTAATGGTCCCAATTATTTAGGTGGTAAAGCACAAATCGATATTCGTAAAGATGGTAATGTGGAAGCGGTATTATTTGCGGAAAAACGTTTTTATACGGTCAGTAAAATGACCATGACAGAAGCGGCAATTGATTGGGGATTGACTCGTGATCTTTATGTTGCACTTGGGGAAAGTTTAGGGGATGAATCATGGGCACTGCGTCTCTATTATAAACCATTCATTCGCTGGATTTGGCTTGGTGGGGTGTTTATGGTATTAGGGGGGGGGCTTTGCATGTTTGATCGCCGTTACCGTTTTTCTCGATTACTCAGTAAGGGGCAATAA
- a CDS encoding cytochrome c-type biogenesis protein CcmE (COG2332 Cytochrome c-type biogenesis protein CcmE): MTPRRKSRMTMVLFILFGVSIASALILYALRQNIDLFYTPTEIVYGKEEDANKKPQVGQRLRVGGMVVAGSVERDPNSLKVKFDLNDIGPSITVEYEGILPDLFREGQGIVAQGVLKAPTILEATEVLAKHDENYVPPELDAQMKKVHSPMGVSDLKGESERDRQEKAYQNNTQEGQK; encoded by the coding sequence ATGACGCCAAGACGCAAATCAAGAATGACCATGGTGCTGTTTATTTTATTTGGTGTGTCGATTGCTTCAGCGTTAATACTCTATGCCTTGCGCCAAAATATCGATTTATTTTATACCCCAACGGAGATTGTGTACGGCAAAGAAGAGGATGCAAATAAAAAACCGCAAGTGGGACAACGTCTTCGTGTCGGAGGCATGGTGGTTGCAGGGTCGGTTGAACGTGATCCCAACAGCTTAAAAGTCAAGTTTGACTTAAATGATATTGGCCCATCTATTACCGTGGAATACGAAGGGATCTTGCCTGATTTATTCCGCGAAGGACAAGGTATTGTGGCACAGGGAGTGTTAAAAGCACCGACTATTCTTGAAGCGACTGAAGTCTTGGCAAAGCATGATGAAAACTATGTCCCACCAGAATTGGATGCACAAATGAAAAAAGTGCATAGCCCAATGGGCGTTTCTGACTTGAAAGGTGAAAGTGAACGAGATCGTCAAGAAAAAGCGTATCAAAATAACACACAAGAAGGGCAAAAATGA
- a CDS encoding heme exporter protein D (COG3114 Heme exporter protein D), whose translation MFFETWQDFFNMGGYGFYVWLAYAISFVAVVVLIIQSVQERKKVLKEVLREQQRQARLQKNESRGVL comes from the coding sequence ATGTTTTTTGAAACTTGGCAAGATTTTTTTAATATGGGCGGCTATGGCTTTTATGTCTGGTTAGCCTATGCAATCAGTTTCGTTGCGGTGGTGGTATTAATCATCCAAAGTGTACAAGAACGAAAAAAAGTGTTGAAAGAGGTGCTCCGTGAACAACAACGCCAAGCACGTTTGCAAAAAAATGAATCGAGAGGTGTACTATGA
- a CDS encoding protein CcmC (COG0755 ABC-type transport system involved in cytochrome c biogenesis, permease component) has protein sequence MWKWLHPYAKSETQYHLCGKFLPITAILSVLLLCIGVIWGLAFAPADYQQGNSFRIMYVHVPTAIWSMGVYGSMAIAAFVALVWQLKQAHLAMIAMAPIGALFTFLALVTGAIWGKPMWGTWWVWDARLTSELILFFLYLGVMALYSAFQDRTVGAKAAGILCLVGVINLPIIHFSVEWWNTLHQGASLTKFEKPSIATPMLIPLILCIFGFMMLYIWLTLIRYRTALVKEDSKRPWVQELANHIKS, from the coding sequence ATGTGGAAGTGGTTACACCCTTATGCAAAGTCAGAAACCCAGTATCATCTCTGTGGTAAGTTTTTACCTATAACAGCAATACTTAGTGTACTTTTATTGTGTATAGGCGTGATCTGGGGGTTAGCCTTTGCTCCTGCGGATTATCAACAAGGTAACAGTTTTCGTATTATGTATGTTCATGTACCAACGGCAATTTGGTCAATGGGGGTATATGGTTCCATGGCGATAGCCGCGTTTGTCGCATTAGTTTGGCAACTGAAACAAGCGCATTTAGCAATGATTGCGATGGCACCTATTGGGGCATTGTTTACCTTCTTAGCCCTTGTAACAGGTGCCATTTGGGGAAAACCAATGTGGGGAACTTGGTGGGTATGGGATGCCCGCCTCACTTCTGAGCTAATTCTCTTTTTCTTATATTTAGGGGTGATGGCACTGTATTCTGCTTTTCAAGATCGCACTGTTGGTGCAAAAGCAGCGGGTATTTTATGTTTAGTGGGGGTGATTAATTTACCCATTATTCATTTTTCAGTGGAATGGTGGAATACCTTACATCAAGGGGCGAGTCTAACAAAATTTGAAAAACCGTCTATTGCTACGCCGATGTTGATTCCACTTATCTTATGTATTTTTGGCTTTATGATGCTTTATATTTGGTTAACCTTGATTCGTTATCGTACCGCTTTAGTAAAAGAAGACAGTAAACGTCCATGGGTACAAGAATTAGCAAATCACATCAAATCGTGA
- a CDS encoding heme exporter protein B (COG2386 ABC-type transport system involved in cytochrome c biogenesis, permease component), giving the protein MVFTQIIKRELRIAMRKQAEILNPLWFFLIVITLFPLVIGPDPSLLSRIAPGIAWVAALLSALLSFERLFRDDFIDGSLEQLMLTGQPLALTALAKVIAHWLLTGLPLILLSPIAALLLSLDTSIWWALVLTLLIGTPVLSCIGAIGVALTVGLRKGGVLLSLLVVPLFIPVLIFSASVLEAASLNMTYHGQLAILGAILAGAVTLSPFAIAAALRISLDQ; this is encoded by the coding sequence ATGGTATTTACACAAATCATTAAGCGTGAACTACGAATTGCGATGCGTAAACAAGCGGAAATACTGAATCCACTGTGGTTCTTTTTGATCGTGATTACGTTGTTTCCGCTAGTGATTGGTCCTGATCCATCGTTACTGTCTCGTATCGCACCAGGTATCGCTTGGGTCGCTGCGTTATTGTCAGCATTATTGTCTTTTGAGCGTTTATTTCGTGATGACTTCATTGATGGCTCATTAGAGCAATTAATGTTAACGGGGCAGCCTTTAGCATTGACTGCTTTAGCAAAAGTGATTGCTCATTGGTTATTAACGGGTCTACCGTTGATTTTACTTTCACCCATTGCAGCATTATTACTCTCTCTCGATACATCGATTTGGTGGGCATTAGTTTTGACTTTGTTGATTGGTACGCCAGTATTGAGTTGTATTGGTGCAATTGGCGTAGCATTAACTGTCGGGCTACGAAAAGGGGGAGTATTGCTCAGTTTATTAGTGGTACCGTTATTTATTCCCGTTTTAATTTTTTCCGCTTCAGTACTGGAAGCAGCAAGTTTAAACATGACATACCATGGTCAGTTAGCGATTTTAGGTGCAATTTTAGCTGGAGCAGTAACGTTATCACCTTTTGCTATCGCAGCGGCCTTACGAATTAGTTTAGATCAATAA
- a CDS encoding cytochrome c biogenesis protein CcmA (COG4133 ABC-type transport system involved in cytochrome c biogenesis, ATPase component) encodes MQKSSQLKIENLACQRGDNILFTALNLVINSGDFVQIEGHNGIGKTSLLRIIVGLAQQLEGKVWWNNQPIQHQREDYQYDLLYLGHHSGVKPELTAWENLKFYQQISASEQGDEVLWLVLETVGLLGREDIPAAQLSAGQQRRIALARLWLSKAPLWVLDEPFTAIDKKGVQVLTALFEQHVQQGGIVIFTSHQDVQSPLLQKVRLENYKFRA; translated from the coding sequence ATGCAAAAGTCTTCCCAATTAAAAATAGAAAATTTAGCCTGTCAACGTGGCGATAATATCCTCTTTACCGCCTTAAATTTAGTGATAAACAGTGGTGATTTTGTACAAATTGAAGGGCATAACGGTATTGGTAAAACCAGCTTATTACGAATTATCGTGGGGTTAGCACAGCAGCTTGAAGGCAAAGTATGGTGGAATAACCAACCTATTCAGCATCAACGTGAAGACTATCAGTATGACTTACTCTACCTTGGTCATCATTCTGGAGTGAAACCCGAGTTGACCGCTTGGGAAAATTTAAAATTTTACCAGCAGATTAGCGCCAGTGAACAAGGGGATGAGGTGCTTTGGCTAGTATTAGAAACCGTCGGCTTGCTTGGACGTGAGGATATCCCAGCCGCACAGTTATCCGCTGGACAGCAACGCCGAATTGCATTAGCACGTTTGTGGTTATCGAAGGCACCCTTATGGGTGCTCGATGAGCCGTTCACTGCAATTGATAAAAAAGGCGTACAAGTTTTAACAGCGTTATTTGAACAACATGTTCAACAAGGCGGTATTGTGATTTTTACCAGTCATCAAGATGTGCAAAGCCCCCTTTTGCAAAAAGTGCGGTTAGAAAATTATAAATTTCGTGCCTAG
- a CDS encoding trehalose-6-phosphate hydrolase (COG0366 Glycosidases), which produces MSNKNWWQNGVIYQIYPKSFQDTTGSGTGDIQGIIKRLNYLKELGVDGLWITPMYVSPQIDNGYDIANYREIDPSYGTMADFEQLIKEAHQRDIKIVMDMVFNHSSTFHQWFVEGEDPNSEYHDYYIWREKPTNWKSKFGGSAWKWSDKAQKYYLHLFAPEQADLNWENPKLREELFDICKFWAEKGIDGLRLDVVNLISKPEHFEDDYQGDGRRFYTDGPKIHQYLQLLNQRALTPYGLMTVGEMSSTTLENCQQYANLAGTELSMTFNFHHLKVDYPNGEKWTYAQPDYVQLKSIFNYWQQGMHNKAWNALFWCNHDQPRIVSRFGDENEWHNESAKMLAMVLHGLQGTPYIYQGEEFGMSNPNFTSITQYRDVESLNAYEELKEKGLDEPFILQILAQKSRDNSRTPMQWDDSEQAGFTSGKPWIEVAKNYRQINAKVAVADKNSVFYTYKALIALRKKVPVFTEGNYQDLAPEHPSLWCYQRETENEKLLVLANLANKSANFTLPNEWQSAAVECLMNSHNTVYQSEQATITLLPYQAFYLYLKG; this is translated from the coding sequence ATGAGCAACAAAAATTGGTGGCAAAACGGGGTGATTTACCAAATTTACCCAAAATCTTTCCAAGATACGACAGGAAGTGGCACGGGTGACATTCAAGGGATCATCAAACGTTTAAACTATTTAAAAGAATTAGGTGTGGATGGGCTTTGGATCACCCCAATGTATGTTTCACCGCAAATTGATAACGGTTATGACATTGCGAATTATCGCGAGATTGATCCTAGCTACGGCACGATGGCGGATTTTGAACAGTTGATTAAGGAAGCGCATCAACGTGACATTAAAATCGTGATGGATATGGTGTTTAACCACAGCTCAACATTTCATCAGTGGTTTGTTGAGGGTGAGGATCCAAACAGTGAATATCACGACTATTATATTTGGCGTGAGAAGCCAACCAATTGGAAGTCAAAATTTGGTGGCTCAGCGTGGAAATGGTCTGACAAAGCACAAAAATATTATTTGCACTTATTTGCGCCAGAGCAGGCTGATTTGAATTGGGAAAATCCAAAATTACGTGAAGAATTATTTGATATTTGCAAGTTTTGGGCAGAAAAGGGCATTGATGGCTTACGGCTAGATGTCGTCAATTTGATTTCTAAACCAGAGCATTTTGAAGATGATTATCAAGGCGATGGACGTCGCTTTTATACCGATGGTCCGAAAATTCACCAATATTTGCAGTTATTAAATCAACGAGCTTTAACGCCTTATGGCTTGATGACCGTTGGTGAAATGTCATCAACCACGCTCGAAAATTGCCAGCAATACGCTAATTTAGCAGGCACTGAATTGTCGATGACCTTTAATTTTCACCATTTAAAAGTGGATTATCCAAATGGGGAAAAATGGACTTATGCACAACCTGATTATGTTCAGCTGAAATCCATTTTTAACTACTGGCAGCAGGGTATGCATAATAAAGCCTGGAATGCACTGTTTTGGTGTAACCACGATCAGCCTCGCATTGTGTCTCGTTTTGGCGATGAAAACGAATGGCATAACGAGTCTGCAAAAATGCTAGCAATGGTTTTACACGGCTTGCAAGGCACGCCTTATATTTATCAAGGGGAAGAATTTGGAATGAGCAACCCAAATTTCACCTCAATTACGCAATATCGTGATGTGGAAAGCCTAAATGCTTATGAGGAATTAAAAGAAAAAGGGCTTGATGAGCCTTTCATTCTGCAAATTCTTGCGCAAAAATCGCGAGATAACAGCCGAACACCAATGCAATGGGATGATAGTGAACAAGCAGGCTTTACGTCAGGGAAACCTTGGATTGAAGTGGCGAAAAATTATCGACAAATCAATGCTAAAGTAGCGGTGGCAGATAAAAACTCTGTTTTTTATACTTATAAAGCGTTGATCGCATTACGTAAAAAAGTTCCTGTTTTCACCGAAGGTAACTATCAAGATCTTGCGCCAGAGCATCCTTCATTATGGTGTTATCAACGTGAAACGGAAAATGAAAAACTACTCGTCTTGGCGAATTTAGCCAATAAATCAGCGAATTTTACTCTGCCGAATGAATGGCAAAGTGCGGCTGTGGAGTGTTTAATGAATAGCCATAATACCGTATATCAATCAGAGCAAGCGACGATCACATTATTACCTTATCAAGCGTTTTATCTCTACTTAAAAGGATAA